The Pasteurella multocida genome contains a region encoding:
- a CDS encoding tyrosine phenol-lyase: MRNYPAEPYKVKAVEPIAMTTREQREAYMKKAGYNTFLLNSEEVYIDLLTDSGTSAMSDKQWAGLMIGDEAYAGSRNFMHLQDVVREYYGFKYVVPTHQGRGAENLLSTIMIKPGDYVPGNMYFTTTRAHQERNGATFVDIIIDEAHDSQIDLPFKGNVDVKKLQKLIDEVGADKIPYICLAVTVNLAGGQPVSMANMREVKALCSKHGIKVMFDATRCVENAYFIKEREAEYKDATIKDILKEMMSYADGCTMSGKKDCLVNIGGFLCINDDDLYQQACELVVLFEGMPSYGGLAGRDMEAMAIGITESVDFHYIQHRVAQCYYLADKLEAAGVPIVKPVGGHAVFLDAKKFLPHIPQEQFPAQMLAAQIYIEGGVRSMERGIVSAGRDKKTGANHTPKLELVRLTIPRRVYTYAHLDHVADTIIKLFKHRDDIKGLDMVYEPKLLRFFTARFEPKA; the protein is encoded by the coding sequence ATGAGAAACTATCCTGCAGAACCTTATAAAGTCAAAGCTGTTGAACCGATTGCAATGACGACTCGTGAGCAACGTGAAGCCTACATGAAAAAAGCAGGCTACAATACGTTTTTACTCAATTCAGAAGAAGTGTATATTGATTTATTAACCGATAGTGGTACCTCAGCCATGAGTGATAAGCAATGGGCGGGTCTTATGATCGGTGATGAAGCTTATGCAGGTAGCCGTAACTTCATGCATTTACAAGACGTGGTCAGAGAATATTATGGTTTCAAATATGTCGTACCAACTCACCAAGGTCGTGGTGCAGAAAACTTACTTTCAACCATTATGATCAAACCGGGCGATTATGTACCGGGTAATATGTATTTTACTACAACACGCGCGCACCAAGAGCGTAATGGGGCGACTTTCGTTGATATTATTATTGATGAAGCCCATGATTCACAAATTGATTTACCTTTCAAAGGCAATGTCGATGTGAAGAAATTACAAAAACTGATTGATGAAGTGGGTGCGGATAAAATTCCTTACATCTGTTTAGCGGTTACCGTAAACTTAGCGGGTGGACAACCTGTGAGTATGGCAAACATGCGTGAAGTAAAAGCATTATGTAGCAAACATGGTATTAAAGTGATGTTTGATGCCACACGTTGTGTAGAAAATGCGTACTTCATTAAAGAGCGTGAAGCAGAGTATAAAGATGCAACCATCAAAGATATTCTAAAAGAAATGATGAGTTATGCAGATGGTTGTACCATGAGTGGTAAAAAAGACTGTCTTGTGAATATTGGTGGTTTCTTATGTATTAATGATGATGATCTTTATCAACAAGCTTGTGAACTCGTGGTGCTCTTTGAAGGGATGCCATCTTATGGTGGACTAGCTGGTCGTGATATGGAAGCAATGGCAATTGGTATTACGGAATCTGTCGATTTCCACTATATCCAGCACCGTGTTGCACAATGTTACTACCTCGCGGATAAATTAGAAGCGGCGGGTGTGCCGATTGTGAAACCAGTGGGAGGTCATGCGGTATTCTTAGATGCGAAGAAATTCCTTCCACATATTCCACAAGAACAATTCCCAGCACAGATGCTTGCTGCGCAAATTTATATTGAGGGTGGCGTACGTTCAATGGAACGTGGTATTGTATCGGCGGGTCGTGATAAGAAAACCGGTGCAAACCATACGCCTAAATTAGAATTAGTGCGTTTAACTATCCCACGTCGTGTTTATACTTATGCGCATTTAGATCATGTTGCTGACACCATTATTAAACTCTTTAAACACAGAGATGACATTAAAGGTCTTGATATGGTGTATGAGCCTAAATTATTACGTTTCTTTACGGCGCGTTTTGAACCGAAAGCGTAA
- a CDS encoding phosphoethanolamine transferase: protein MMKLDFIFSRISKEEYFLFCLLGVYVFVSHFILCLSLTFLSLLGSFIFWIFIYHLSLRLFILLFCFYTLLVGMMIPLYLYKGINLSIIASIFESNLSESIEYISTISYYQFISIFVYFSFGFFILYRLVLYSKLGNKNKEFKNILLLLLFLLLVTFYKPVKEYVKGSGFSVLNIRVYPIQLVSNIYYLTFSYFNQKEMLEYGINIEPDWKIQSVNSKYDNYVLVIGESMRADYMSLYGYPIETTPFLKRTRGIVFTNYISSAPNTQPSLLHSFYDKNNYEIKPNNNIINLANSAGFDTYWISNQGVLGNHDTVASRIGFLAKHHIFTKKGGYDDSETRDLKLLEYFDEYLLEIDNSKKNLFVFHLMGSHPSFCMRLNSLPEIYFINQDMTCYLETFKQTDLFLERLIARLEKLGSYSVIYFSDHGLQHYNTRKDKLSLHVGNEYQESFSVPLVKISSDDLKQIKIDARRSGMFFLNAFSEWLGIDEESLKLPYLFFSNDVDKKPTIVFDWENYIIFDSLPKDSAKK, encoded by the coding sequence ATGATGAAATTGGATTTCATCTTCTCAAGGATAAGCAAAGAAGAATATTTTTTGTTTTGCTTACTTGGAGTGTATGTTTTTGTTTCTCACTTTATTTTATGTCTTTCCTTAACTTTCTTAAGTCTGCTCGGAAGTTTTATTTTTTGGATTTTTATATATCACTTATCATTAAGATTATTTATATTATTGTTTTGTTTTTATACATTACTTGTCGGGATGATGATTCCCTTATACTTATATAAAGGGATTAACTTAAGTATTATTGCTTCGATTTTTGAAAGTAATTTAAGTGAAAGTATAGAGTATATTTCTACGATTTCTTATTATCAATTTATCTCTATATTTGTTTATTTTTCTTTTGGTTTTTTTATTTTATATAGATTGGTTTTATATAGTAAATTAGGAAATAAGAATAAAGAATTTAAAAATATTTTACTATTGTTGTTATTTTTATTATTAGTTACTTTTTATAAACCAGTGAAGGAATATGTAAAAGGGAGTGGTTTCTCTGTCTTAAATATTAGAGTTTACCCTATACAACTTGTTAGTAATATATATTATCTTACATTTTCTTATTTTAATCAGAAAGAAATGTTAGAGTATGGTATAAATATTGAGCCGGATTGGAAAATCCAATCTGTTAATTCAAAATATGATAATTATGTTTTAGTTATTGGAGAGAGTATGAGGGCTGACTATATGTCATTATACGGATATCCTATTGAAACAACGCCATTTTTGAAAAGAACAAGAGGGATTGTTTTTACTAATTATATTTCTTCAGCACCTAATACTCAACCATCTTTACTTCATTCATTTTATGATAAGAATAATTATGAAATTAAACCAAATAATAATATTATTAATTTGGCTAATAGTGCAGGATTTGATACATATTGGATATCTAATCAAGGAGTATTAGGTAATCATGATACTGTTGCATCTAGAATAGGTTTCCTTGCAAAACATCATATATTTACTAAAAAAGGGGGATATGATGACTCTGAAACTCGAGATCTTAAGTTATTAGAATATTTTGATGAATATCTATTAGAAATAGACAATAGTAAAAAAAATTTATTTGTTTTTCATTTAATGGGATCTCATCCTAGTTTTTGTATGCGTTTGAACTCTTTACCTGAGATATACTTCATTAATCAAGATATGACATGTTATTTAGAAACATTTAAGCAAACAGATTTATTCCTTGAGAGATTAATTGCTAGATTAGAAAAATTAGGAAGCTATTCGGTTATTTATTTTTCAGATCACGGGCTACAGCATTATAATACAAGGAAAGATAAATTATCTCTTCATGTAGGCAATGAGTATCAAGAAAGTTTTTCAGTTCCTTTAGTTAAAATATCAAGTGATGATTTGAAACAAATTAAGATAGATGCTAGAAGAAGTGGTATGTTTTTTCTTAATGCTTTCTCGGAATGGTTGGGAATTGATGAGGAGTCATTAAAATTACCTTATCTTTTCTTTTCCAATGATGTAGATAAAAAACCAACTATAGTTTTTGATTGGGAAAACTATATTATTTTTGATTCTTTACCAAAAGACTCGGCTAAAAAATGA
- a CDS encoding phosphoribosylaminoimidazolesuccinocarboxamide synthase gives MTQLSLKKIYSGKVRDLYEIDDKRMLMVATDRLSAFDVILDDPIPRKGEILTQISNFWFNQLAHIMPNHFTGDTVYGVLPKEEADKVKDRAVVCKRLTPIKIESIVRGYLTGSGLKDYQKTGTICGLALPEGLVEASKLPEPIFTPSSKAEVGDHDVNISYAECEQLIGAELAAQVKEKAIALYQAAAEYALSKGIIICDTKFEFGLDENGTLTLMDEVLTPDSSRFWSVETYREGINPPSFDKQFIRDWLETSGWNKQPPAPKVPAEVIEKTVNKYQEALDLLTK, from the coding sequence ATGACACAGCTTAGTCTTAAAAAAATCTACTCAGGTAAAGTGCGTGATCTTTATGAAATTGATGATAAACGTATGCTCATGGTGGCGACTGATCGTTTATCAGCCTTTGATGTGATTTTGGACGATCCGATTCCTCGTAAAGGGGAAATTTTGACGCAAATTTCGAATTTTTGGTTTAATCAACTCGCCCATATTATGCCGAATCATTTTACTGGTGACACCGTGTATGGTGTGTTACCAAAAGAAGAGGCGGATAAGGTAAAAGATCGGGCTGTTGTCTGCAAACGTTTGACCCCAATTAAAATTGAATCTATTGTACGCGGTTATTTAACTGGTAGTGGTTTAAAAGATTATCAAAAAACAGGCACAATTTGTGGTTTAGCATTACCAGAAGGGCTAGTCGAAGCCAGCAAATTACCAGAACCTATTTTTACGCCTTCCAGTAAAGCTGAGGTCGGCGATCATGATGTGAATATTAGTTATGCCGAATGTGAGCAATTAATTGGTGCAGAACTAGCGGCACAAGTCAAAGAAAAAGCGATCGCGCTTTATCAAGCCGCTGCAGAATATGCACTAAGCAAGGGCATTATTATTTGTGATACGAAATTTGAGTTTGGTTTAGATGAAAATGGTACACTCACTTTAATGGATGAAGTGTTGACGCCAGATTCAAGCCGTTTTTGGTCTGTTGAGACGTATCGAGAAGGCATTAATCCACCGTCGTTTGATAAACAATTTATTCGTGATTGGTTAGAAACGAGCGGTTGGAATAAACAACCTCCCGCACCGAAAGTGCCTGCGGAGGTGATTGAAAAAACCGTTAATAAATACCAAGAGGCTTTGGATTTATTAACAAAATAA
- a CDS encoding aromatic amino acid transporter encodes MNKTLGSTLLVSGTMIGAGMLAMPLTSAGIGFTFTVVLLLVLWFLLTYSALLFVEAYQTVESDAGIGSLSAVYFGGFGRFISTAALLIFLYALLAAYVTGGGGLLSSILPTIQSAETTSHISIVIFTTVFGAFIIIGTQTVDGLNRLLFFTMLVALGAVLFLLVPEVKMDNLMAMPIDKALLISASPVFFTSFGFHGSIPSLNKYLGGNIKALRISILVGSFITLCGYILWQFGTHGVLTQSVFLQILQDEPTLNGLVAATKQVTGSSVISGAVKLFSALALITSFLGVALGLFECIEDLLSRVFKFKAGRITLGLLTFIPPLLFALFYPKGFILALGYAGQMFAFYAVVLPAALVWKVRKLHPNLPYRVSGGSALLVISAVLGVIITSIPFAIKAGYLPAVVG; translated from the coding sequence ATGAATAAAACATTGGGAAGTACTTTGCTTGTTTCAGGTACCATGATCGGCGCAGGGATGTTAGCGATGCCCTTAACGTCTGCGGGAATTGGTTTCACCTTTACCGTAGTTCTGTTACTTGTCCTTTGGTTCTTATTGACATACAGTGCATTGTTATTTGTTGAAGCGTATCAAACCGTAGAAAGTGATGCGGGGATTGGTTCTCTGAGTGCGGTCTATTTTGGTGGTTTTGGTCGATTTATTTCTACAGCAGCATTATTGATCTTTTTATATGCCTTGTTAGCCGCGTATGTGACGGGCGGTGGTGGTTTATTGTCTTCTATTCTACCAACAATTCAATCAGCCGAAACAACCTCTCACATTTCTATTGTCATTTTCACGACTGTTTTTGGTGCTTTCATTATCATTGGTACGCAAACAGTTGATGGACTAAATCGTCTTTTATTTTTTACCATGTTAGTTGCATTGGGTGCTGTATTATTTTTGTTAGTGCCTGAAGTAAAAATGGATAATTTAATGGCGATGCCAATTGATAAAGCCCTGCTGATTTCTGCCAGTCCGGTCTTTTTTACTTCCTTTGGTTTTCATGGCTCAATACCTAGCTTGAATAAATACCTGGGTGGGAATATTAAGGCATTACGTATTTCGATTTTAGTCGGTTCATTCATTACACTGTGTGGCTATATTTTATGGCAATTTGGTACGCATGGGGTGTTAACACAATCTGTTTTCTTACAGATTTTACAAGATGAACCTACTTTGAACGGGCTGGTAGCCGCTACCAAACAAGTGACGGGAAGCAGTGTCATTTCTGGTGCTGTGAAATTATTCTCAGCTTTGGCTTTAATTACTTCCTTCTTAGGGGTTGCTTTAGGGCTTTTTGAGTGTATTGAAGACTTGTTAAGCCGCGTCTTTAAATTTAAAGCAGGTCGTATTACACTTGGGCTACTGACTTTTATTCCACCATTATTATTTGCTTTATTTTATCCAAAAGGGTTTATTCTAGCCTTAGGGTATGCAGGACAAATGTTTGCTTTTTATGCGGTAGTATTACCTGCAGCATTAGTGTGGAAAGTGAGAAAATTGCATCCAAATCTCCCTTATCGTGTATCGGGTGGTTCAGCATTACTGGTCATTTCGGCGGTATTAGGTGTGATCATTACCTCGATCCCATTTGCGATTAAAGCAGGTTATTTACCTGCTGTCGTGGGATAA
- the prfC gene encoding peptide chain release factor 3, giving the protein MSYPQQVNKRRTFAIISHPDAGKTTITEKVLLYGQAIQTAGSVKGKGSSTHAKSDWMEMEKQRGISITTSVMQFPYNDCLVNLLDTPGHEDFSEDTYRTLTAVDSCLMVIDSAKGVEERTIKLMEVTRLRDTPILTFMNKLDRDIRDPMELLDEVENVLNIHCAPITWPIGCGKLFKGVYHLYKDETYLYQTGQGHTIQEKRVIKGLDNPELDAAVGDDLAQQLRDELELVQGASNEFDLDAFLQGELTPVFFGTALGNFGVDHFLDGLTQWAPSPQSRQADSRAVESSEQKLTGFVFKIQANMDPKHRDRVAFMRVVSGKYEKGMKLRHVRLGKDVVISDALTFMAGDRSHAEEAYAGDIIGLHNHGTIQIGDTFTQGEELKFTGIPNFAPELFRRIRLKDPLKQKQLLKGLVQLSEEGAVQVFRPLMNNDLIVGAVGVLQFDVVVSRLKSEYNVEAIYENINVATARWVECSDAKKFDEFKRKNEQNLALDGGDNLTYIAPTMVNLNLAQERYPDVKFFKTREH; this is encoded by the coding sequence ATGAGTTATCCACAACAAGTAAACAAACGTCGCACCTTTGCGATTATTTCTCACCCCGATGCGGGTAAAACCACCATCACTGAAAAAGTCTTACTGTACGGACAAGCGATTCAAACCGCGGGATCGGTGAAAGGAAAAGGGTCTAGTACTCATGCCAAATCCGACTGGATGGAAATGGAAAAACAACGGGGTATTTCGATTACCACATCAGTAATGCAATTCCCTTATAACGATTGTCTCGTGAATCTTCTGGATACTCCAGGACACGAAGACTTCTCAGAAGATACCTACCGCACGTTAACCGCTGTTGATAGCTGTTTAATGGTGATCGACAGTGCCAAAGGGGTGGAAGAACGCACGATTAAATTAATGGAAGTTACTCGCTTGCGTGATACCCCTATTTTGACTTTTATGAACAAATTGGACCGTGATATTCGTGATCCAATGGAATTGTTAGATGAAGTAGAAAACGTATTAAATATCCACTGTGCACCGATCACATGGCCAATTGGGTGTGGCAAATTATTCAAAGGGGTTTACCACTTATATAAAGACGAAACCTATTTATACCAAACGGGTCAAGGACATACGATCCAAGAAAAACGTGTGATTAAAGGGTTAGATAACCCAGAACTTGATGCTGCTGTTGGTGATGATTTAGCTCAACAGTTACGTGATGAATTAGAACTTGTACAAGGCGCATCTAACGAATTCGATTTAGACGCATTTTTACAAGGTGAATTAACCCCTGTGTTCTTTGGAACAGCATTAGGTAACTTTGGTGTGGATCATTTCTTAGATGGCTTAACCCAATGGGCACCCTCGCCACAATCACGTCAAGCAGATAGCCGTGCAGTAGAAAGTAGCGAACAAAAACTCACCGGTTTCGTGTTTAAAATCCAAGCCAATATGGACCCAAAACACCGTGATCGTGTGGCATTTATGCGCGTTGTATCTGGCAAATATGAAAAAGGCATGAAACTACGCCATGTAAGACTAGGGAAAGATGTGGTCATTTCCGATGCCTTAACTTTTATGGCGGGAGATCGTTCTCATGCTGAAGAGGCTTATGCGGGCGATATTATTGGTTTACACAATCACGGTACGATCCAAATTGGTGATACCTTCACGCAAGGCGAAGAATTAAAATTCACTGGGATCCCAAACTTTGCGCCTGAATTGTTCCGTCGCATTCGTTTAAAAGATCCACTCAAACAAAAACAATTATTAAAAGGCTTAGTGCAACTTTCAGAAGAAGGTGCGGTGCAAGTTTTCCGACCTCTCATGAATAACGATCTCATCGTAGGTGCGGTGGGTGTACTTCAGTTTGATGTGGTGGTTTCACGTTTAAAATCAGAATATAACGTAGAAGCGATTTATGAAAACATCAATGTGGCGACGGCACGCTGGGTTGAATGTAGCGATGCGAAGAAATTCGACGAATTTAAGCGTAAAAATGAGCAAAACCTAGCGTTAGATGGTGGCGATAATCTGACTTATATTGCGCCAACCATGGTGAACTTAAATCTGGCACAAGAACGTTATCCTGACGTCAAATTCTTTAAAACCAGAGAACATTAA
- a CDS encoding SDR family oxidoreductase: MKSVSIVGLGWLGLPLARHLKNLGWEVKGSKRTHEGAEQMRLVRLEAYPLELTPEINADPDDLTLLLSVDSLVINIPPSQYFFDPQHYVQGIQHLVNEALLHGVSHLIFISSTSVFPEHSGYFDESCSPQPQSEIAKALVEVEEWLFQLKNIDCDIIRFGGLIGDDRHPVYSLAGKDVKAGNSPVNLVHFDDCARAIQLLLDTPSHQRLYHVVAPKHPTKAEYYSAMAEKLGVATPHFICSEQDPVRIIVSDKICQEIDFVYQYPDPYLMLPNEEKSGGLSDGFLK, translated from the coding sequence ATGAAATCGGTTTCAATTGTGGGATTAGGTTGGCTTGGCTTACCTTTAGCTCGTCATTTGAAAAATTTAGGTTGGGAAGTCAAAGGCAGTAAACGCACGCACGAAGGGGCGGAGCAAATGCGCTTGGTTCGTTTGGAAGCATACCCTTTAGAGCTTACCCCTGAAATTAATGCCGATCCTGATGATTTAACGTTGTTGTTGTCAGTGGATTCATTGGTAATCAACATTCCACCAAGCCAATATTTTTTCGATCCGCAACATTATGTACAAGGCATTCAACACTTAGTCAACGAAGCGTTGCTACATGGTGTGAGTCATCTCATTTTTATTAGTTCCACTTCTGTTTTTCCGGAACATTCTGGGTACTTCGACGAATCTTGCTCACCTCAGCCTCAATCTGAAATAGCAAAAGCCTTAGTGGAAGTCGAGGAGTGGCTGTTCCAATTGAAAAATATTGATTGCGATATTATTCGTTTTGGTGGTTTGATTGGTGATGATCGTCATCCCGTTTATTCATTGGCAGGTAAAGACGTCAAAGCTGGTAATTCACCGGTGAATTTAGTGCATTTTGATGATTGTGCTAGAGCAATTCAATTATTACTTGACACGCCTAGCCATCAGCGCTTATATCATGTGGTGGCGCCTAAGCATCCAACTAAAGCAGAATATTATTCTGCGATGGCGGAAAAACTCGGTGTAGCCACACCGCACTTCATCTGTTCGGAACAAGATCCTGTCAGAATTATTGTGTCTGATAAGATTTGTCAGGAGATTGATTTTGTTTACCAATATCCCGATCCTTATTTGATGTTACCAAATGAGGAAAAGAGCGGTGGACTTTCCGATGGGTTTTTGAAATAA
- the argG gene encoding argininosuccinate synthase, which translates to MSNTILQQLPKGQKVGIAFSGGLDTSAALLWMRQKGAVPYAYTANLGQPDEEDYNAIPRKAMEYGAENARLIDCRAQLAHEGIAAIQSGAFHISTGGVTYFNTTPLGRAVTGTMLVSAMREDDVNIWGDGSTFKGNDIERFYRYGLLTNPNLKIYKPWLDNQFIEELGGRHEMSEFLIANGFEYKMSVEKAYSTDSNMLGATHEAKDLEFLNTGIRIVKPIMGVAFWRDDVEVKAEEVTVRFEEGIPVALNGKTFSDHVELFLEANRIGGRHGLGMSDQIENRIIEAKSRGIYEAPGMALLHIAYERLVSGIHNEDTIEQYRINGLRLGRLLYQGRWFDPQALMLRETAQRWVARAITGEVTFELRRGNDYSILNTESPNLTYMPERLSMEKVENAPFDPVDRIGQLTMRNLDIVDTRDKLGIYTQTGLLSISKDSFLPQLNKKG; encoded by the coding sequence ATGTCAAACACAATTTTACAGCAGCTTCCAAAAGGTCAAAAAGTCGGTATCGCGTTTTCAGGTGGTTTAGATACCAGTGCAGCATTGTTATGGATGCGTCAAAAAGGGGCTGTTCCTTATGCCTATACCGCGAACTTAGGTCAACCAGATGAAGAGGATTACAATGCAATTCCGCGTAAGGCGATGGAATATGGCGCGGAAAATGCCCGATTAATTGATTGCCGTGCACAGCTTGCTCACGAAGGGATTGCGGCTATTCAAAGCGGTGCTTTCCATATTTCAACAGGTGGCGTAACGTATTTTAATACTACCCCATTGGGTCGTGCAGTAACGGGAACGATGTTAGTGTCTGCGATGCGTGAAGATGATGTGAATATCTGGGGTGATGGCAGTACCTTCAAAGGTAATGATATTGAGCGTTTCTATCGTTATGGTTTATTAACTAATCCCAATCTTAAAATTTATAAGCCATGGTTAGATAATCAATTTATCGAAGAATTAGGCGGTCGTCATGAAATGTCAGAGTTCTTGATTGCGAATGGCTTTGAATACAAAATGTCAGTGGAAAAAGCCTATTCAACAGATTCAAATATGCTAGGTGCCACCCATGAAGCCAAAGATCTTGAATTTTTAAATACGGGTATTCGTATTGTAAAACCGATTATGGGTGTGGCATTCTGGCGTGATGATGTTGAAGTGAAAGCTGAAGAAGTCACTGTGCGCTTTGAAGAGGGGATTCCTGTGGCGTTAAATGGTAAAACATTCAGCGATCATGTTGAATTATTCCTCGAAGCAAACCGTATTGGTGGGCGCCATGGTTTAGGTATGTCAGACCAAATTGAAAATCGAATTATTGAAGCCAAATCGCGTGGTATTTATGAGGCACCGGGGATGGCGTTGTTACATATTGCCTATGAGCGCTTAGTGAGTGGTATCCATAATGAAGATACGATTGAACAATACCGTATTAATGGCTTACGTTTAGGTCGTTTACTCTACCAAGGTCGTTGGTTCGATCCACAAGCCTTAATGTTACGTGAAACGGCACAACGCTGGGTTGCGCGTGCGATTACCGGTGAGGTGACTTTCGAATTACGCCGTGGTAATGATTATTCCATTTTGAATACGGAATCACCAAATTTAACGTATATGCCAGAGCGTTTAAGTATGGAAAAAGTGGAAAATGCGCCATTTGATCCTGTTGATCGTATTGGTCAATTAACGATGCGCAACTTAGATATCGTAGATACGCGGGATAAGTTAGGTATTTACACGCAAACAGGCTTACTCAGTATTTCAAAAGATTCTTTCTTGCCACAACTAAATAAGAAAGGTTAA
- a CDS encoding Dps family protein — protein MATAIGLCAASSEKLAKELNNLLANYQVFYTNVRGYHWNIKGVNFFELHAKFEEIYDDLVVKVDEIAERILTLGHTPNNAYSQYLSVSTIKEDIGVSTAKECLKGTLEGFKVLLKQQREILSLAGDADDEGTASQMSDYIKEQEKLIWMFTAACESCNA, from the coding sequence ATGGCAACAGCAATCGGTTTATGTGCAGCTTCATCAGAAAAACTGGCAAAAGAACTTAATAACTTACTCGCAAACTATCAAGTATTTTATACTAACGTACGCGGCTATCACTGGAATATTAAAGGGGTCAATTTCTTTGAATTACACGCAAAATTTGAAGAAATTTATGACGATTTAGTGGTGAAAGTTGATGAAATCGCAGAACGTATTTTAACCTTAGGTCACACGCCAAATAACGCATACAGCCAATACCTCAGCGTTTCAACAATCAAAGAAGATATTGGTGTGAGCACCGCAAAAGAATGCTTAAAAGGCACTTTAGAAGGTTTCAAAGTGTTATTAAAACAACAACGTGAAATTTTATCGCTTGCAGGCGATGCAGACGACGAAGGTACTGCTTCACAAATGAGCGACTACATCAAAGAACAAGAAAAATTAATTTGGATGTTTACTGCAGCTTGCGAAAGTTGTAACGCATAA